A region from the Catellatospora sp. TT07R-123 genome encodes:
- a CDS encoding discoidin domain-containing protein — protein sequence MFRRTATARLRRSRAVLMTAVAAVAVLVAQSLVSSGPAQAAGPLISQGKPVLASSSENAAFPATAVADGDLGTRWSSAFTDPQWVRVDLGATAAIDQVKLVWEAAYATAYQIQTSPDDNTWTTIYSTTTSTGGTQTLAVNGSGRYVRMYGTARALGYGYSLWEFQVFGTIGGGGGGGGATISEYKKVDASSYEGGNAPGAAVDGRTTTRWSSAFSDPQWMSIDLGGTATITKVVLNWEAAFARAYRIETSNDKVTWTSIYSTTTGAGGIETLNLSGTGRYVRLYGTARATGYGYSLWEFQVFGSVDTASSTAPLLSGPTKAPATTGQFALTAPADAAMVTTTRRPVLSWNAVSGAARYQVWLNVSRTDYDFTQSGNLIDLYTKVAEPTGTTYTPTWDLPDRWTYKWYITSVNGSGATTTSNIRKFSVYVPVLETVADGVNIVNGSRDLNKNGTIEPYEDWRQPVDTRVNDLLSRMTTQEKAYQMFYNAQTFNQSGWHFGPAEGPDLHNYLLSSAATRLGIPFVSAGDTIHGYKTTYPTQSALAAARDYPLDYKLGDMQRREQLEVGTRGVLGPLAEVGTKVLYPRIQEGNGENADVAAAQVRALVAGLQGGPELNPQSVLATVKHWPGEGAGGEALIVYDAVTIKYHMIPFRAAMEAGAVNIMPGYAGSSLLDPGGPGAGDSAKILAYLRNNMGFTGLMTTDWLPSGSWVGAANAGSDVMGGADPGAPGYTIDTFVAGVPVARMDDAVRRILKLKFQLGIFETPYGDPVNGPYRFHQPAYTALANQASREAMTLLKNNGILPLRLNAGDNIVVAGPRAADSLACCIWTSYFHQEYGSKNIIDAVRARAATAGVNVYQDTGPNPKLAIVAVGEGSYTHATSWVKEQPYLPADQLAVIQNFRNQNIPVVVVLVLPRPYVITEWDALPAATVVTYRGGEEMGPALASLLFGDYTPGGRLPWQLPRNLTDVLRAGGTDIPADATESWDLPYDLGATAAQRTDIRAKIDAGQPVPATYGNPLYQYGAGRIGW from the coding sequence ATGTTCCGCAGAACCGCCACCGCCAGGCTGCGCCGCAGCCGAGCGGTGCTGATGACGGCAGTCGCCGCCGTCGCCGTACTAGTCGCGCAGTCACTGGTCTCCTCCGGCCCCGCCCAGGCCGCCGGGCCACTGATCTCGCAGGGCAAGCCCGTGCTCGCCTCCTCGTCGGAGAACGCCGCGTTCCCGGCCACGGCCGTGGCCGACGGCGACCTCGGCACCCGCTGGTCGTCGGCGTTCACCGACCCCCAGTGGGTCCGCGTCGACCTCGGCGCCACCGCCGCGATCGACCAGGTCAAACTGGTCTGGGAGGCGGCCTACGCGACCGCGTACCAGATCCAGACCTCGCCCGACGACAACACCTGGACCACGATCTACAGCACGACCACCAGCACCGGCGGCACGCAGACGCTCGCCGTCAACGGCAGCGGCCGCTACGTGCGCATGTACGGCACCGCCCGCGCCCTGGGCTACGGCTACTCCCTGTGGGAGTTCCAGGTCTTCGGCACCATCGGGGGCGGCGGAGGCGGCGGCGGGGCCACCATCTCCGAGTACAAGAAGGTCGACGCCTCGTCGTACGAGGGCGGCAACGCCCCCGGCGCCGCCGTCGACGGCCGCACCACCACCCGCTGGTCCTCGGCGTTCAGCGACCCGCAGTGGATGAGCATCGACCTCGGCGGCACCGCCACCATCACCAAGGTCGTCCTGAACTGGGAGGCGGCGTTCGCGCGCGCCTACCGGATCGAGACGTCCAACGACAAGGTCACCTGGACGAGCATCTACTCGACCACGACCGGCGCCGGGGGCATCGAGACGCTGAACCTCAGCGGCACCGGCCGCTACGTCCGGCTCTACGGCACCGCCCGCGCCACCGGCTACGGGTACTCGCTGTGGGAGTTTCAGGTGTTCGGCAGCGTCGACACCGCCTCGTCCACCGCGCCGCTGCTGTCCGGCCCGACCAAGGCCCCCGCCACCACCGGCCAGTTCGCGCTGACCGCACCCGCCGACGCGGCCATGGTCACCACCACCCGCCGACCCGTTCTGAGCTGGAACGCCGTCTCCGGGGCCGCCCGTTACCAGGTATGGCTCAACGTCAGCCGCACCGACTACGACTTCACCCAGTCCGGCAACCTCATCGACCTGTACACCAAGGTCGCCGAGCCCACCGGCACCACCTACACGCCCACCTGGGACCTGCCCGACCGGTGGACGTACAAGTGGTACATCACCTCGGTCAACGGCTCCGGGGCGACCACCACCTCCAACATCCGCAAGTTCAGCGTCTACGTCCCCGTCCTGGAGACCGTCGCCGACGGCGTCAACATCGTCAACGGCAGCCGCGACCTGAACAAGAACGGCACCATCGAGCCGTACGAGGACTGGCGCCAGCCCGTCGACACCCGCGTCAACGACCTCCTGAGCCGCATGACGACCCAGGAGAAGGCGTACCAGATGTTCTACAACGCCCAGACGTTCAACCAGTCGGGCTGGCACTTCGGCCCCGCCGAGGGCCCGGACCTGCACAACTACCTGCTGTCGTCGGCGGCGACCCGGCTGGGCATCCCGTTCGTCTCCGCGGGCGACACCATCCACGGGTACAAGACGACCTACCCCACCCAGAGCGCCCTGGCCGCGGCGCGCGACTACCCGCTCGACTACAAGCTCGGCGACATGCAGCGCCGCGAGCAGCTCGAAGTCGGCACCCGCGGCGTGCTCGGCCCGCTGGCCGAGGTCGGCACCAAGGTCCTCTACCCGCGCATCCAGGAGGGCAACGGCGAGAACGCCGACGTGGCCGCCGCCCAGGTCCGGGCGCTGGTCGCGGGCCTGCAGGGCGGTCCCGAGCTCAACCCGCAATCGGTGCTGGCCACGGTCAAGCACTGGCCGGGCGAGGGCGCGGGCGGCGAGGCCCTGATCGTGTACGACGCCGTCACGATCAAATACCACATGATCCCGTTCCGGGCGGCGATGGAGGCCGGCGCGGTCAACATCATGCCCGGGTACGCGGGCAGCTCGCTGCTGGACCCGGGCGGTCCCGGTGCCGGCGACAGCGCCAAGATCCTGGCGTACCTGCGCAACAACATGGGCTTCACCGGCCTGATGACCACCGACTGGCTGCCGTCCGGCTCCTGGGTCGGCGCCGCCAACGCCGGTTCCGACGTGATGGGCGGGGCCGACCCGGGCGCCCCCGGCTACACCATCGACACCTTCGTGGCCGGAGTGCCGGTGGCGCGCATGGACGACGCGGTGCGCCGCATCCTGAAGCTGAAGTTCCAGCTCGGCATCTTCGAAACTCCCTACGGCGACCCGGTCAACGGCCCGTACCGGTTCCACCAGCCCGCGTACACGGCGCTGGCCAACCAGGCCTCCCGCGAGGCGATGACGCTGCTGAAGAACAACGGCATCCTGCCGCTGCGCCTGAACGCCGGCGACAACATCGTCGTCGCCGGGCCCCGCGCCGCGGACTCGCTGGCCTGCTGCATCTGGACCAGCTACTTCCATCAGGAGTACGGCTCGAAGAACATTATCGACGCCGTGCGCGCCCGCGCCGCCACCGCCGGGGTCAACGTCTACCAGGACACCGGCCCGAACCCGAAGCTGGCCATCGTGGCGGTCGGCGAAGGCTCCTACACCCACGCCACCAGCTGGGTGAAGGAGCAGCCGTACCTGCCCGCCGACCAGCTCGCCGTCATCCAGAACTTCCGCAACCAGAACATCCCGGTCGTGGTGGTGCTGGTCCTGCCCCGGCCGTACGTCATCACCGAGTGGGACGCCCTGCCCGCCGCCACCGTGGTCACCTACCGCGGCGGCGAGGAGATGGGCCCGGCGCTGGCGAGCCTGCTGTTCGGCGACTACACCCCCGGCGGCCGCCTGCCCTGGCAGCTACCGCGCAACCTGACCGACGTCCTGCGCGCCGGTGGCACCGACATCCCCGCCGACGCCACCGAATCCTGGGACCTGCCCTACGACCTGGGCGCCACCGCCGCCCAGCGCACCGACATCCGCGCCAAGATCGACGCGGGCCAGCCCGTCCCCGCCACCTACGGCAACCCCCTCTACCAGTACGGCGCCGGCCGCATCGGCTGGTGA
- a CDS encoding coagulation factor 5/8 type domain-containing protein: MDQGPPTAPVDLGPNTYVFDPSMPAERIQAVLDEVFARQETAQFGPGRVALLFKPGRYAVDANIGFFTSIAGLVLSPDDTVIDGRVRVEADWFDGNATHNFWRGAENLAVQPPDGWDRWAVSQAAPYRRMHLRGSVRLWDGRDGWASGGFFADTVIDGEVLSGTQQQWLSRNCEFGQWTGANWNMVFVGVHGAPAPGFPDPAHTVIERTPVVREKPFLYVDADGAFAVLVPDPRTDSTGTSWAHGPTPGRSLPLADFYVATPGTTAADLNAALAQGRHLLLTPGVYEIDTTVEVTRPGTVVLGIGLPTLVPVGGAVPLRLADADGIIVAGVMFDAGPEQSPLLMEVGPPGSRRSHAADPISLHDVFFRIGGTGPGRAETSLAINSSDVICDHTWIWRADHGDGCGWDVNPAATGLVVDGADVTCYGLFVEHFQATEVLWRGERGRTYFFQNEKPYDPPHQQAWLDGDVRGFPAYRVADGVAEHEAWGLGSYCFFQADPGVVNERSFQVPEVPGVRLRHVVIVSLGGVGTIANAVNDRGGPADRDTWVRHLVA; this comes from the coding sequence GTGGACCAAGGCCCGCCCACCGCGCCCGTCGACCTCGGCCCGAACACGTACGTGTTCGACCCGTCCATGCCGGCCGAGCGGATCCAGGCCGTGCTCGACGAGGTGTTCGCCCGGCAGGAGACCGCCCAGTTCGGACCCGGCCGGGTCGCGCTGCTGTTCAAACCGGGCCGGTACGCCGTAGACGCCAACATCGGGTTCTTCACCTCCATCGCCGGGCTCGTCCTGTCCCCCGACGACACCGTCATCGACGGGCGGGTGCGGGTCGAGGCGGACTGGTTCGACGGTAACGCCACCCACAACTTCTGGCGCGGCGCCGAGAACCTCGCCGTGCAGCCGCCCGACGGCTGGGACCGCTGGGCGGTGTCCCAGGCCGCGCCGTACCGGCGGATGCACCTGCGCGGCAGCGTGCGGCTGTGGGACGGCAGGGACGGCTGGGCCAGTGGCGGCTTCTTCGCCGACACCGTGATCGACGGCGAGGTGCTGTCCGGCACCCAGCAGCAGTGGCTCTCGCGCAACTGCGAGTTCGGGCAGTGGACCGGGGCCAACTGGAACATGGTCTTCGTCGGCGTGCACGGCGCCCCGGCGCCGGGGTTCCCCGACCCCGCCCACACCGTCATCGAGCGCACTCCGGTCGTCCGGGAGAAGCCGTTCCTGTACGTGGACGCCGACGGCGCGTTCGCGGTGCTCGTGCCCGACCCACGCACCGACAGCACCGGTACGAGCTGGGCACACGGCCCGACCCCGGGCCGGTCGCTGCCGCTGGCCGACTTCTACGTCGCCACCCCCGGCACCACCGCCGCCGACCTGAACGCTGCCCTGGCGCAGGGCCGCCACCTGCTGCTCACCCCCGGCGTGTACGAGATCGACACCACCGTCGAGGTCACCCGGCCCGGCACCGTCGTGCTCGGCATCGGCCTGCCGACGCTGGTGCCCGTCGGTGGCGCCGTCCCGCTGCGGCTGGCCGACGCCGACGGGATCATCGTGGCCGGAGTCATGTTCGACGCCGGGCCCGAGCAGTCCCCGCTGCTCATGGAGGTCGGACCGCCCGGCAGCCGGCGCAGCCACGCCGCCGATCCGATCTCGCTGCACGACGTGTTCTTCCGCATCGGCGGCACCGGCCCCGGCCGCGCCGAGACCAGCCTCGCGATCAACAGCAGCGACGTCATCTGCGACCACACCTGGATCTGGCGCGCCGACCACGGCGACGGCTGCGGCTGGGACGTCAACCCGGCCGCCACCGGCCTGGTCGTCGACGGCGCCGACGTCACCTGCTACGGGCTGTTCGTCGAGCATTTCCAGGCCACCGAGGTGCTGTGGCGCGGCGAGCGCGGGCGCACCTACTTCTTCCAGAACGAGAAGCCGTACGACCCACCGCACCAGCAGGCCTGGCTCGACGGCGACGTGCGCGGCTTCCCGGCGTACCGGGTGGCCGACGGGGTCGCCGAGCACGAGGCATGGGGCCTGGGCAGTTATTGCTTCTTCCAGGCCGATCCGGGTGTGGTCAACGAGCGGTCGTTCCAGGTGCCCGAGGTGCCCGGGGTGCGGCTGCGGCACGTCGTCATCGTGTCCCTGGGCGGCGTCGGGACCATCGCCAACGCCGTCAACGACCGGGGCGGCCCAGCGGACAGGGACACGTGGGTGCGGCACCTGGTGGCGTGA
- a CDS encoding DUF1996 domain-containing protein, with translation MTTSGQLRPSRKLVRRGVLATAALAASLLVAPAPAAHAATQLLSQGKPATASSVENGGTVATAAVDGNPTTRWSSAWADPQWLRVDLGTSAAISQVVLQWESAYAKSFQIQVSADGNAWTSIYSTTTGPGGTQTLNVSGTGRYVRMYGTQRANGYGYSLFEFQVYGDNGTTPPTSGYVLANPQVTGVTPSTYNPPHAYFHEFQANCAFSHDKPDDPIVFAGLPGASHMHTFMGNRTTNAASTIASLQAGTSTCTAPDDKSGYWMPTMYNGNTVITPVGPQVIYYKTGVNDYTSVRPFPVGLRFVVGSPSATADQFLYGSVEGWECGESFHNADFPATCPGYSQLNVRYQAPSCWNGLYLDTPDHKSHMAYPVNLVCPASHPIALPMIEFKMAFPVNGDMSQVRLSSGRGYSFHYDFFNAWDPATQAALITHCINGGLQCNARGYDETQPGRGAALGTNYRLPA, from the coding sequence ATGACAACCTCCGGCCAACTCCGGCCGAGCCGCAAGCTGGTGCGACGGGGCGTCCTCGCCACCGCCGCACTGGCCGCCTCGCTGCTGGTGGCTCCGGCCCCCGCCGCGCACGCCGCCACGCAGCTGCTGTCGCAGGGCAAGCCCGCGACGGCTTCGTCGGTCGAGAACGGCGGCACCGTCGCGACCGCCGCCGTCGACGGCAACCCCACGACCCGCTGGTCCAGCGCGTGGGCCGACCCGCAGTGGCTGCGCGTCGACCTCGGCACCTCTGCCGCCATCAGCCAGGTGGTGCTCCAGTGGGAGTCGGCGTACGCGAAGTCGTTCCAGATCCAGGTGTCGGCTGACGGCAACGCCTGGACCTCGATCTACTCCACCACGACCGGCCCCGGCGGCACCCAGACGCTCAACGTCTCGGGCACCGGCCGCTACGTGCGCATGTACGGCACGCAGCGCGCCAACGGCTACGGCTACTCGCTGTTCGAGTTCCAGGTGTACGGCGACAACGGCACCACGCCCCCGACCTCCGGGTACGTGCTCGCCAACCCGCAGGTCACGGGCGTCACCCCGTCGACCTACAACCCGCCGCACGCCTACTTCCACGAGTTCCAGGCCAACTGCGCGTTCAGCCACGACAAGCCCGACGACCCGATCGTGTTCGCGGGCCTGCCCGGCGCGTCGCACATGCACACGTTCATGGGCAACCGCACCACGAACGCGGCCAGCACCATCGCCTCGTTGCAGGCCGGCACCTCGACCTGCACCGCGCCGGACGACAAGTCGGGCTACTGGATGCCGACGATGTACAACGGCAACACGGTGATCACGCCGGTCGGTCCGCAGGTCATCTACTACAAGACGGGTGTCAACGACTACACCTCGGTCCGGCCGTTCCCGGTCGGCCTGCGGTTCGTCGTCGGCAGCCCGTCGGCCACGGCCGACCAGTTCCTCTACGGCTCGGTCGAGGGCTGGGAGTGCGGCGAGAGCTTCCACAACGCCGACTTCCCGGCCACCTGCCCCGGCTACTCGCAGCTCAACGTCCGCTACCAGGCGCCGAGCTGCTGGAACGGTCTGTACCTGGACACGCCGGACCACAAGAGCCACATGGCGTACCCGGTGAACCTGGTCTGCCCGGCCAGCCACCCGATCGCCCTGCCGATGATCGAGTTCAAGATGGCGTTCCCGGTCAACGGGGACATGTCGCAGGTGCGGCTGTCGAGTGGGCGAGGCTACTCGTTCCACTACGACTTCTTCAACGCCTGGGACCCGGCCACGCAGGCCGCACTGATCACCCACTGCATCAACGGCGGTCTTCAGTGCAACGCCCGCGGCTACGACGAGACCCAGCCCGGTCGGGGTGCGGCGCTCGGCACGAACTACCGCCTGCCGGCGTAG
- a CDS encoding DUF305 domain-containing protein — protein sequence MNPTLAPTLSRPGSSPGQPYRDERVEPSGRRRPAWPAAAALLAVLLAGSACAGPAPAPVPPRPVASPLLLQGADVAWLQIMISMDGQLLALLERAERRGSDAAVRDLAAALRREHTPELSRLVDLRTRAGLPTEDIHKGHDMPGMVTDADLAEVDAAAASGFDALFLTRVREHLDQCVSLAKSEQQAGTEPAVRDAAAAVERERAAQRAEFDQVAKGRIDVAATGA from the coding sequence ATGAACCCCACCCTCGCCCCCACCCTCTCCCGGCCAGGCTCCAGCCCTGGCCAGCCCTATCGCGACGAGCGGGTCGAGCCGTCCGGCAGGCGCCGCCCGGCGTGGCCCGCGGCGGCCGCGCTACTGGCGGTGCTGCTAGCCGGTTCGGCCTGCGCCGGCCCCGCTCCGGCGCCGGTCCCGCCCCGCCCGGTGGCCTCACCGCTGCTGCTCCAGGGCGCCGACGTCGCCTGGCTCCAGATCATGATCTCGATGGACGGGCAGCTGCTCGCCCTGCTGGAGCGTGCCGAGCGGCGCGGCTCCGACGCCGCCGTCCGCGACCTGGCCGCCGCGCTGCGCCGCGAGCACACCCCGGAGCTGTCGCGGCTGGTCGACCTGCGGACCAGAGCCGGGCTGCCGACCGAAGACATCCACAAGGGTCACGACATGCCGGGCATGGTGACCGACGCCGACCTGGCCGAAGTGGACGCGGCGGCCGCGTCCGGGTTCGACGCGCTGTTCCTGACCCGGGTGCGCGAGCACCTGGACCAGTGCGTGTCACTGGCCAAGTCGGAGCAGCAGGCCGGCACGGAACCGGCGGTCCGGGACGCCGCCGCTGCCGTCGAACGGGAACGCGCAGCTCAGCGTGCCGAGTTCGACCAGGTCGCGAAGGGACGTATTGACGTAGCGGCAACCGGGGCGTAA